In a single window of the Terriglobus roseus genome:
- the accC gene encoding acetyl-CoA carboxylase biotin carboxylase subunit, translating to MFKKVLIANRGEIALRVISACRELGIRTVAVYSEADRNSLHVRFADEAICIGPPRSAESYLNVPAVISAAEIADVDAIHPGYGLLSENANFAEVCRASNIKFIGPRPEVTRMMGEKSTARQTMKAANVPILPGSDGVIASVEDALEWARQVRFPVILKAVAGGGGRGMRICRTAEELPSLFNQASQEALNAFGNGDLYMEKFIERPRHIEFQVLADEHGNVMSLGERECSIQRRHQKLIEEAPSLQVTPEIRARLGGVIERSLREIGYWNAGTIEFLMDEDGEIYFIEMNTRIQVEHPVTEAVTGVDLVKAQLLIASGEKLSNIVPERPVIRGHAIECRINAEHPEKFTPSAGKITAFNLPGGNGVRVDTAQYQEGVVPPYYDSMIAKVICHGRDREEAMNRMQRALSQFVVEGIYTTIPLQQKIFADADFRRGDFDTKFMERFFEREAERKKAEAANEPVGV from the coding sequence ATGTTTAAGAAAGTCCTGATTGCAAATCGTGGAGAGATCGCGCTGCGCGTGATCTCGGCCTGCCGGGAACTCGGCATTCGCACGGTTGCCGTGTACTCCGAGGCAGATCGCAACAGCTTGCACGTGCGCTTCGCAGATGAGGCTATCTGCATCGGGCCGCCGCGCTCGGCTGAGAGCTATCTCAACGTCCCGGCAGTGATCTCGGCTGCGGAGATTGCGGATGTCGACGCGATTCATCCCGGCTACGGACTGCTGAGTGAGAATGCGAACTTCGCCGAAGTCTGTCGCGCAAGCAACATCAAGTTCATCGGACCGCGCCCGGAAGTGACGCGCATGATGGGCGAGAAGTCCACGGCACGCCAGACCATGAAGGCTGCGAATGTACCCATCCTGCCCGGGTCCGATGGCGTCATCGCGTCCGTAGAAGACGCGCTGGAATGGGCCAGGCAGGTTCGCTTCCCGGTCATTCTGAAGGCAGTCGCCGGTGGCGGCGGACGCGGCATGCGTATTTGCCGCACAGCGGAAGAACTGCCGAGTCTCTTCAATCAGGCATCGCAAGAGGCTCTGAACGCCTTCGGCAACGGCGACCTGTACATGGAGAAGTTCATTGAACGGCCCCGCCACATCGAGTTCCAGGTGCTGGCCGATGAGCACGGCAACGTGATGTCGCTGGGCGAGCGCGAGTGCTCCATTCAACGCCGTCATCAGAAGCTGATCGAAGAGGCGCCATCGCTGCAGGTAACGCCAGAGATCCGCGCACGGCTTGGTGGCGTCATCGAGCGCAGCCTTCGCGAGATTGGCTACTGGAACGCCGGCACGATTGAGTTCCTCATGGATGAAGATGGCGAGATCTACTTCATCGAGATGAATACCCGCATTCAGGTCGAACACCCGGTGACTGAGGCAGTAACCGGCGTCGATCTGGTGAAGGCGCAGCTGCTGATTGCGAGTGGGGAGAAGCTCTCGAATATTGTTCCTGAGCGTCCTGTCATTCGCGGCCACGCAATCGAATGCCGTATCAATGCGGAGCATCCGGAGAAGTTCACACCGTCCGCTGGTAAGATCACGGCCTTCAACCTGCCCGGTGGTAATGGCGTTCGCGTTGACACCGCGCAGTATCAGGAAGGTGTTGTGCCGCCGTACTATGACAGCATGATCGCCAAGGTCATCTGCCATGGTCGCGACCGCGAAGAGGCGATGAACCGCATGCAGCGGGCCCTGAGCCAGTTTGTAGTTGAGGGCATCTACACGACCATTCCACTGCAGCAGAAGATCTTCGCCGATGCGGACTTCCGCCGCGGCGACTTTGACACCAAGTTCATGGAACGCTTCTTCGAGCGCGAAGCCGAGCGCAAGAAGGCTGAAGCAGCAAATGAGCCGGTTGGCGTCTAG
- the thiE gene encoding thiamine phosphate synthase has translation MSRLASSPHEDFQRRIATGDATLRLYGILDAESCARRGLPLLSVAEAWRDAGIRLVQYRDKQGSDDVVLRNALSVRAIFGDADTVLILNDRVHLFAASGFHGIHVGQTDTSIQFTRDAIGHDAILGVSTHNPAQLSGADAADVTYVAIGPVYGTQTKLDADPVVGLEGVRVARSVTGKPLVAIGGITASTAIQVREAGADAIAVISALLPAAGQLLQEPAKTFARVLTGRL, from the coding sequence ATGAGCCGGTTGGCGTCTAGTCCGCACGAAGACTTTCAGCGTCGCATCGCCACGGGTGATGCGACGCTTCGTCTTTATGGCATCCTCGACGCAGAATCTTGTGCGCGGCGTGGCCTGCCGCTCCTCTCTGTGGCAGAAGCGTGGCGCGATGCAGGCATCCGGCTGGTGCAGTACCGCGACAAGCAGGGAAGCGACGACGTTGTCCTGAGAAATGCCCTTAGCGTTCGAGCGATCTTCGGGGATGCGGATACGGTCCTCATCTTGAATGATCGTGTGCACCTGTTCGCAGCGAGCGGCTTTCACGGCATCCATGTCGGGCAGACGGACACCAGCATTCAGTTCACGCGCGACGCCATCGGACACGACGCGATCCTCGGTGTGTCGACTCACAACCCTGCGCAGCTTTCGGGCGCCGACGCGGCGGACGTCACCTACGTCGCGATTGGGCCCGTCTACGGCACGCAGACCAAGCTGGATGCGGATCCCGTGGTTGGTCTGGAAGGCGTCCGCGTAGCCCGAAGCGTAACCGGTAAGCCGCTGGTCGCCATTGGCGGCATCACCGCCAGCACTGCGATCCAGGTGCGTGAGGCCGGTGCCGATGCCATCGCGGTGATCTCTGCTCTGCTGCCGGCGGCTGGCCAGTTGCTTCAGGAACCGGCAAAGACGTTCGCCCGCGTCCTTACCGGGCGATTGTAG
- a CDS encoding acetamidase/formamidase family protein: MKILSAALFLAAIAAAAQQPNLAGKWTTNIDTFGTPTNWNLTIVQKGGQISGELGGDKVEGTFKDGKLQFHASDPQGGYEDVTATVSGNRIMGSLVWAQNASVTHPTTHTFTATRVVPAGGPTAPPRTHEFTPTVFRRQFSSAYEPVLTVNSGDTIHTWTVDAGGYDSTGTPKSLGGNPQTGPFLINGAAPGDVLAIHIRRLKLNRDWAISTNGIVDRANPPGIAGRLGDKAGQVRWHLDLEKGLASPEKPGPHMAHYSVPVKPMLGCVAVATDPSGPAPRTGDSGNFGGNMDFNEVTEGATLYLPVRVPGALLYFGDGHAVQGDGETTGDALETSMDVTVTVEVVHDVPVRGPFLETPTHLMAIGLDGSIDAAFQDATERMENYLARAYKLTPTEFAMVLGTAAEYKVSEAADRNAGVVLKMAKSKLDTLTRPASPGQPDPSTPTIAR, encoded by the coding sequence ATGAAGATCCTCAGCGCTGCCCTGTTCCTTGCTGCCATTGCCGCAGCTGCTCAGCAGCCCAACCTGGCGGGCAAGTGGACTACGAATATCGACACCTTTGGCACGCCGACGAACTGGAACCTCACAATCGTCCAGAAGGGCGGCCAAATCTCCGGCGAACTCGGCGGCGACAAAGTAGAGGGCACATTCAAGGACGGCAAACTCCAGTTCCACGCGAGCGACCCGCAGGGTGGCTACGAGGACGTTACGGCCACCGTCTCCGGAAATCGAATTATGGGTTCTCTTGTCTGGGCACAGAACGCTTCGGTCACTCATCCCACGACTCATACCTTCACAGCGACGCGGGTCGTTCCAGCGGGTGGTCCCACCGCGCCGCCGAGGACACATGAGTTCACGCCCACAGTCTTCCGCCGCCAGTTCTCATCCGCGTATGAACCCGTGCTGACGGTCAACTCGGGCGACACCATCCATACCTGGACAGTCGACGCCGGTGGTTACGACTCCACGGGCACGCCAAAGTCCCTGGGAGGCAATCCGCAGACTGGCCCGTTTCTGATCAACGGTGCGGCGCCCGGCGACGTCCTTGCGATTCATATCCGCCGCTTGAAGCTCAACCGCGACTGGGCGATCAGCACCAACGGCATCGTCGATCGGGCAAACCCGCCCGGAATCGCAGGCCGGCTTGGCGATAAGGCCGGGCAGGTTCGCTGGCATCTTGACCTTGAAAAAGGCCTCGCAAGCCCCGAGAAGCCGGGGCCGCACATGGCCCACTACAGCGTGCCGGTGAAGCCGATGCTTGGCTGCGTTGCGGTCGCCACGGACCCCAGCGGACCCGCGCCACGCACTGGTGACTCCGGCAACTTCGGCGGCAACATGGACTTCAACGAGGTCACCGAAGGCGCGACGCTCTACCTGCCGGTGCGCGTTCCGGGAGCGCTGCTCTACTTCGGCGATGGCCACGCGGTGCAGGGCGACGGAGAGACAACGGGCGACGCGCTTGAGACTTCCATGGATGTCACAGTGACTGTCGAGGTCGTGCACGACGTCCCGGTTCGTGGGCCGTTTCTGGAGACGCCGACCCACCTGATGGCGATCGGCCTGGATGGCTCCATTGATGCTGCATTTCAGGACGCTACCGAGCGCATGGAGAACTATCTCGCCCGCGCTTACAAGCTGACGCCGACGGAGTTTGCCATGGTACTCGGCACGGCGGCCGAGTACAAGGTGAGCGAGGCTGCCGATCGCAATGCAGGGGTTGTCCTGAAGATGGCCAAGAGTAAACTCGACACGTTGACCAGGCCGGCATCACCCGGCCAGCCCGATCCGTCCACCCCTACAATCGCCCGGTAA
- a CDS encoding APC family permease, whose amino-acid sequence MSNETLSPDPTQPEFVKGLGLFSATAIVMGSMVGSGIFIVSADMSRTLESPALLIAAWLVTAIMTVVAALSYGELAAMMPKAGGQYVYLREGLGPVWGFLYGWTLFLVIQSGTIAAVGVAFGKFLGVFVPSVSASHWIWHIAHVPALNVGPMVLGNMDVGLSTANLTAILIITLLTVLNTLGVKLGALIQNVFTSAKIVALLMVVGLGLLAKNATAIAANFSGGNFWQGAGLHSLHPVTVGAGGPTAMVGFLTVIAVVQVGSLFSSDAWNNVTFTAGEITHPKRNLPLSLALGTGVVLALYIACNFIYLAVLPLHGSPEGTSIMARGIQFASEDRVATAVMEQAFAGYGARIMALAVMISTFGCANGMLLSGARVYYTMSQDGLFFKAAGKLSPKSKTPVVSLWVQWAWTCFLCLSGSYGQLLDYVVVAVLIFYILTIVALFVLRRTRPDADRPYRAIGYPVLPGLYIVMATFVCVVLLRYKPQYTWPGILIVLLGLPVYFLWQGKTGRPAESQ is encoded by the coding sequence GTGTCCAACGAAACGCTCTCACCAGATCCGACCCAGCCGGAGTTCGTCAAAGGCCTTGGTCTCTTTTCCGCCACGGCCATCGTCATGGGATCCATGGTCGGCTCGGGCATCTTCATCGTCTCGGCCGATATGTCGCGGACGTTGGAATCGCCCGCGCTCCTGATTGCCGCCTGGCTCGTTACCGCGATTATGACGGTCGTCGCCGCGCTCAGCTATGGCGAACTTGCCGCGATGATGCCAAAAGCCGGTGGACAGTATGTCTACCTGCGCGAGGGGCTCGGCCCAGTCTGGGGATTTCTTTACGGCTGGACGCTCTTCCTTGTCATTCAAAGCGGCACCATCGCAGCCGTTGGCGTGGCGTTTGGCAAGTTCCTCGGTGTCTTTGTACCGTCCGTGTCGGCGAGCCACTGGATCTGGCATATCGCACATGTTCCGGCGCTGAATGTCGGACCCATGGTGCTTGGCAACATGGACGTCGGTCTGAGCACGGCGAATCTGACGGCCATCCTGATCATCACGCTCCTCACCGTGCTGAACACGCTGGGAGTGAAGCTCGGCGCGCTGATCCAGAACGTCTTCACCTCGGCCAAGATCGTCGCGCTGCTGATGGTTGTCGGACTGGGTCTCCTGGCAAAAAATGCAACCGCCATTGCAGCGAACTTCAGTGGGGGCAATTTCTGGCAGGGCGCGGGGCTTCACTCCTTGCACCCGGTCACCGTTGGTGCGGGCGGCCCGACGGCAATGGTTGGCTTCCTTACCGTGATTGCCGTTGTCCAGGTCGGCTCGCTGTTCTCAAGCGACGCCTGGAACAACGTGACCTTTACCGCAGGCGAGATCACGCATCCCAAACGGAATTTGCCCCTGTCACTGGCGCTCGGCACCGGCGTTGTGCTGGCGCTCTACATCGCGTGCAACTTCATATACCTTGCAGTGCTGCCGCTGCACGGCTCGCCCGAAGGCACCAGCATCATGGCGCGCGGCATCCAGTTCGCTAGCGAAGATCGTGTCGCGACCGCAGTCATGGAACAGGCCTTCGCGGGCTATGGCGCGAGGATCATGGCGCTTGCCGTGATGATCAGCACCTTCGGCTGCGCCAATGGCATGTTGCTGAGCGGCGCGCGCGTGTACTACACGATGAGCCAGGACGGGCTGTTCTTCAAGGCTGCCGGCAAGCTCTCGCCGAAGTCGAAGACGCCCGTCGTGAGCCTGTGGGTGCAGTGGGCCTGGACCTGCTTCCTTTGCCTGTCCGGCTCGTATGGACAGCTGCTGGACTATGTCGTAGTCGCCGTTCTGATCTTCTATATCCTGACGATCGTCGCGCTCTTCGTCCTGCGCCGCACACGCCCCGACGCCGATCGGCCCTACCGGGCGATAGGCTACCCGGTGCTGCCAGGCCTCTACATCGTGATGGCTACCTTCGTCTGTGTTGTACTCTTACGCTATAAACCGCAATACACGTGGCCGGGAATCCTCATTGTGCTGCTAGGGCTTCCCGTTTACTTCCTCTGGCAAGGGAAGACCGGCCGTCCTGCGGAATCCCAGTAA
- a CDS encoding amino acid permease, producing MADLFAKKTMESLMTEAHEEGTHSLQRSLGPVSLTMLGIGAVIGAGIFVLSGLGAHSAGPSLMLAFVLSGLGCAFAGLCYAEFAAMIPLAGSAYTYAYATLGELFAWIIGWDLTLEYAMGASTVSSGWSNNFVEFLNIFGLKFPLWLAYDHWTGLRTALERVARASLAAQRPDLHPGTMPFADALSAIMAHPSAALSAQAHALLNAPHVFGVEIGFNLPAFIIALLITTILVIGIQESAKFNSGIVVMKLAIVLFVIGFGSHYVNRANWGTDWHSFAPFGVGGIGLAAGLVFFSYIGFDAVSTTAQEAINPQRDMPIGIIVSLSLCTILYIGVAAVLTGMVPWQSINIEAPIVRAFLEYKVGWAADVVTIGSIAGLTSVMLVMLLGQSRVLYAMAKDGLLPRKFFGDIHPRFRTPWKGTILAGLLAAIVGSVTPIDDIGKMVNIGTLLAFVIVCVAVVMLRRTDPDRPRPFRAPLVWPIPVVPVLGVLFNGYMMFKLGPANWIRLVVWLVIGLVVYFTYSRRHSRVQHGLLPVKPVDHL from the coding sequence ATGGCTGATTTGTTCGCCAAAAAAACAATGGAATCGCTGATGACGGAGGCGCACGAAGAGGGAACACACTCTCTTCAGCGGTCCCTCGGTCCGGTTTCGCTTACGATGCTCGGCATTGGTGCCGTGATCGGCGCTGGCATCTTCGTCTTGTCTGGCCTGGGAGCGCACTCCGCTGGACCATCGTTGATGCTGGCATTTGTTCTGTCGGGACTTGGCTGCGCGTTTGCGGGTCTCTGCTATGCAGAATTCGCCGCGATGATTCCTTTGGCTGGCTCGGCTTACACCTATGCGTATGCGACTCTCGGTGAGTTGTTCGCCTGGATCATCGGTTGGGATCTCACGCTGGAATACGCCATGGGTGCCAGCACCGTGTCGTCTGGTTGGTCGAATAATTTCGTCGAGTTTCTCAACATCTTCGGCCTGAAGTTTCCGCTGTGGCTGGCCTACGATCACTGGACTGGTCTGCGTACCGCCCTTGAGCGCGTGGCACGTGCTTCGCTTGCTGCCCAGAGGCCTGACCTGCATCCTGGCACCATGCCGTTCGCGGACGCTCTTTCAGCGATCATGGCGCATCCGTCTGCAGCCCTTTCGGCACAGGCACACGCGTTGCTGAATGCGCCGCATGTCTTCGGCGTGGAGATTGGTTTCAATCTTCCGGCCTTCATCATCGCGCTGCTGATTACAACCATCCTTGTGATCGGTATCCAGGAGTCTGCGAAGTTCAACTCTGGCATCGTGGTCATGAAGCTGGCGATCGTTCTGTTCGTCATCGGTTTCGGATCACACTACGTCAACCGTGCCAACTGGGGTACGGACTGGCACAGCTTTGCACCCTTCGGCGTGGGCGGTATCGGCCTGGCTGCTGGACTCGTATTCTTCAGCTACATTGGCTTCGACGCCGTCTCCACCACGGCTCAGGAAGCGATCAATCCGCAACGCGATATGCCCATCGGCATCATCGTCTCGCTGTCGCTCTGCACAATCCTCTACATAGGTGTCGCCGCTGTATTGACTGGCATGGTGCCGTGGCAGTCTATCAACATCGAAGCGCCGATCGTTCGCGCCTTCCTGGAATACAAGGTTGGCTGGGCTGCTGACGTTGTGACCATTGGTTCCATCGCCGGCCTTACCTCGGTCATGCTGGTCATGCTTCTCGGCCAGTCGCGCGTGCTGTACGCGATGGCGAAGGATGGCCTGCTGCCGCGGAAGTTTTTCGGCGACATTCACCCGCGCTTCCGTACACCCTGGAAGGGCACGATTCTTGCAGGGCTTCTTGCTGCCATCGTTGGTTCCGTCACCCCTATCGACGACATCGGCAAGATGGTGAACATTGGAACGCTGCTGGCGTTTGTGATCGTCTGTGTTGCGGTTGTAATGTTGCGTCGCACGGATCCGGACCGCCCGCGCCCCTTCCGCGCACCGCTGGTCTGGCCGATTCCGGTTGTGCCGGTGCTGGGTGTTTTGTTCAACGGCTACATGATGTTCAAGCTGGGACCAGCCAACTGGATCCGTCTGGTCGTGTGGCTCGTGATTGGCCTGGTCGTGTACTTCACCTACAGCCGGAGACACAGCCGCGTGCAGCATGGCCTGCTTCCTGTAAAACCGGTTGACCACCTGTAG
- a CDS encoding ABC transporter ATP-binding protein has product MATATSTVTGNNVFCEPGEVIVTDNLWKTYVMGEQEVHALRGVNLRIRRNEYVAIMGPSGSGKSTLMNLIGCLDSPTQGSYCLNGHDVSRLSDDELARIRNKEIGFVFQTFNLLARATALHNVELPLIYNGTNATDRIIRAKAVLESVGLGSRMDHKPNEMSGGQRQRVAIARALVNSPSIILADEPTGNLDSKTGVEIMALFEDLHRQGNTIVLVTHEPDIAEHANRVVTIRDGVIASDHPSPRASAVAV; this is encoded by the coding sequence ATGGCGACAGCAACCAGTACCGTGACCGGCAACAACGTCTTCTGCGAGCCCGGCGAGGTCATCGTCACAGACAATCTGTGGAAGACCTACGTGATGGGCGAGCAGGAGGTACACGCTTTGCGTGGGGTCAATCTCCGTATACGCCGCAATGAGTACGTCGCCATCATGGGCCCGTCAGGCAGCGGTAAGAGCACCTTGATGAACCTGATCGGTTGCCTCGATTCGCCGACGCAGGGCAGCTACTGCCTTAACGGGCATGATGTATCGCGCCTGTCTGACGACGAACTTGCGCGTATCCGAAACAAGGAGATCGGCTTCGTCTTTCAGACGTTCAACCTGCTGGCGCGTGCGACCGCGCTCCATAACGTCGAATTGCCGCTCATTTACAACGGCACGAATGCCACAGACCGCATCATTCGCGCTAAGGCTGTCCTGGAGTCGGTCGGCCTGGGGTCGCGCATGGATCACAAGCCGAACGAAATGTCGGGCGGCCAGCGCCAGCGTGTTGCCATTGCCCGAGCCCTGGTCAACTCGCCGTCGATCATCCTCGCCGATGAGCCAACTGGCAATCTCGACTCCAAGACGGGCGTTGAGATCATGGCGCTCTTCGAGGATCTGCATCGTCAAGGCAATACCATCGTCCTGGTCACGCACGAGCCGGATATCGCAGAACATGCAAACCGCGTCGTCACCATTCGTGATGGCGTGATCGCCAGTGATCATCCTTCGCCCCGCGCCTCCGCTGTTGCTGTTTAG
- a CDS encoding efflux RND transporter periplasmic adaptor subunit — MKKVLLIVAGVLVLAAIVGGTIFHSRAGVIAVTTAKIQREDLTSVVTGTGQIKPKTYVNIGATAFGRITHLYAKEGDHVKQGQVLATLESVQPAATVSAQSANIASMKTDVSSYLAAEKTADANLSQAKADLEQKKFDIDRYRALYNEKLVAKQDYDSKKAAFDVSAATVQQREAALAQAKAQTDSARAHVNQQVASQRVNFDALDKTISRAPYDGLVTNVPVREGETMVTGIQNAQGSTLMTVADMSVITAEVKVDETDVINVKMDQAVDVTVDALPGRTFHGHVTEVGDQALLRTTGIATSQSTTGTEEAKDFKVVVTLDNVNGQNNDLLRPGLSATAKIRTASVKDAVILPLQALVTRDPAAEAILAKNHGKPPEGDIASAATSNKNANKQQGVYVVKNENGKLRAYFRPVTTGITGSTDIQVTGGLQAGDEVVTGRYKILRSLASGTTIKRDTTPETTETSS; from the coding sequence ATGAAAAAAGTGTTGCTGATTGTGGCAGGAGTTCTGGTTCTGGCCGCTATTGTGGGTGGAACGATCTTTCACAGCCGCGCCGGCGTGATCGCCGTGACCACGGCGAAGATCCAGCGTGAAGACCTCACCTCCGTCGTGACGGGTACAGGACAGATCAAGCCCAAAACCTACGTCAACATCGGCGCCACCGCCTTCGGTCGCATCACGCACCTGTATGCCAAAGAGGGTGACCACGTAAAACAGGGGCAGGTTCTGGCAACGCTGGAAAGCGTGCAACCCGCAGCAACGGTGTCTGCCCAGTCGGCCAACATTGCCTCGATGAAAACGGACGTGAGCAGCTATCTTGCCGCGGAAAAAACAGCCGATGCGAACCTGTCCCAAGCGAAGGCCGACCTGGAGCAGAAAAAGTTTGACATCGATCGCTATCGGGCTCTTTACAACGAGAAGCTTGTCGCCAAGCAGGATTATGACTCGAAGAAAGCAGCCTTCGACGTGAGTGCAGCGACTGTGCAGCAGCGAGAGGCTGCACTTGCTCAGGCCAAGGCACAGACGGACTCCGCTCGTGCCCACGTCAATCAGCAGGTCGCTTCGCAGCGCGTGAACTTCGACGCATTGGATAAAACCATCTCGCGCGCTCCTTATGACGGCCTCGTCACGAACGTTCCAGTCCGCGAGGGAGAGACGATGGTCACCGGCATTCAGAATGCACAGGGTTCCACGCTCATGACCGTTGCGGACATGTCCGTCATCACCGCAGAGGTGAAGGTCGATGAGACCGATGTGATCAACGTAAAGATGGACCAGGCTGTTGATGTAACGGTCGATGCCCTTCCCGGCCGGACCTTTCACGGTCATGTCACCGAGGTTGGCGACCAGGCGTTGCTGCGCACCACCGGTATTGCGACTTCACAGTCCACGACCGGCACGGAAGAGGCGAAGGACTTCAAAGTCGTCGTCACACTCGACAACGTGAACGGCCAGAACAACGACCTGTTGCGTCCCGGCTTGTCTGCCACCGCGAAGATCCGCACGGCATCGGTGAAGGACGCAGTAATCCTACCCTTGCAGGCGCTGGTCACACGCGATCCAGCAGCAGAGGCCATTCTTGCAAAAAACCACGGCAAGCCGCCAGAGGGTGACATTGCTTCCGCCGCGACCAGCAACAAGAACGCGAACAAACAGCAGGGCGTCTACGTGGTGAAGAACGAAAACGGTAAGCTGCGCGCCTACTTTCGGCCGGTAACGACCGGCATCACCGGGTCAACCGATATCCAGGTGACGGGCGGCCTTCAGGCCGGCGACGAGGTTGTCACCGGGCGCTACAAAATCCTTCGCTCCCTTGCCAGCGGCACCACCATCAAACGTGACACCACACCCGAGACGACCGAGACCTCCTCGTAA